The Desulfobacterales bacterium genome includes the window GGCATCCTTGATTATTTACGAACAGCTTGTAAATGCCATTTTCACCGGGGAAATCACCGAAGGACAGAGAATTGTCGAGTCCGACCTCACCAAAGTGTTTGGCGTGAGCCGTTCACCGGTTCGCGAAGCGTTAAAAATGCTTGAAATCGATGGTCTTATTGAACTGATTCCCTATCGGGGAGTTGTTGTGACCCAGATCACGACAAAAGATGTTCGCGAAAATCTGGAGCTTAAGGGAATGGTGGAAGGCTTTGCAGCCTGGACCGGCGCCCGGATGTTTGGAAATGAAATTATCGCGCAGTTGGAGTCGATCCTGTCAGAGTCGGAAAAACATATTGCCGGCGGAAAGTTTCAGAGTGTTCTGGAGGCGAACATCAAATTTCATCGGGTTATCGTCGAAAACGTCGACAACGAAAAGCT containing:
- a CDS encoding GntR family transcriptional regulator; amino-acid sequence: MKGNLLNLGREIPKPKPASLIIYEQLVNAIFTGEITEGQRIVESDLTKVFGVSRSPVREALKMLEIDGLIELIPYRGVVVTQITTKDVRENLELKGMVEGFAAWTGARMFGNEIIAQLESILSESEKHIAGGKFQSVLEANIKFHRVIVENVDNEKLIKFYEGLTKSIRRFYTISFAMASGWESSLAEHREILNHIKAKDAAAAEHSARQHAYNTINRVLARLEKKN